The following proteins are co-located in the Haloarcula marismortui ATCC 43049 genome:
- a CDS encoding lipoate--protein ligase family protein, whose amino-acid sequence MSLADLEWRVIGEETRPGPMTMALEAAAAETVAAGGPATVRVYTWPDTLSLGYGQDPDTIDWEFCKREDVGVTRRLTGGGAIYHDSVADISYGIIAPADAVPGDLMACYEQFCEPVLDAFERMGVDASFADDERSAVHQPACYLRQLHPAHDIVGPDGRKLSGNAQYRQKDAVIQHGSLSVSLRPDRHCGCFTADPDSERFTERVGAIDEYADIDRADAVETLRSTLAEWVDATEGSWTDDELARAREHAKEKFDADEWIRRSP is encoded by the coding sequence ATGTCACTGGCCGACCTGGAGTGGCGCGTCATCGGCGAGGAAACACGACCCGGACCGATGACGATGGCGCTGGAAGCGGCCGCTGCCGAAACCGTCGCCGCGGGCGGTCCGGCAACGGTGCGAGTGTACACCTGGCCCGATACGCTGTCGCTGGGCTACGGGCAGGACCCCGACACCATCGACTGGGAGTTCTGCAAGCGCGAGGACGTTGGTGTAACGCGACGGCTCACCGGTGGCGGCGCGATCTACCACGACAGCGTGGCGGACATCTCCTATGGCATCATCGCGCCGGCCGACGCCGTGCCGGGCGATCTGATGGCGTGTTACGAGCAGTTCTGTGAGCCCGTTTTGGACGCGTTCGAGCGCATGGGCGTCGACGCGTCGTTTGCCGACGACGAGCGGTCGGCGGTCCACCAGCCGGCGTGTTACCTGCGGCAACTCCATCCGGCCCACGATATCGTCGGTCCCGATGGCCGAAAACTCAGCGGGAACGCGCAGTACCGCCAGAAGGACGCCGTCATCCAGCACGGCTCCCTGTCCGTCTCGCTGCGCCCCGACCGCCACTGCGGCTGTTTCACTGCCGACCCCGACTCGGAGCGGTTCACCGAGCGCGTCGGAGCGATAGACGAATACGCCGACATCGACCGCGCCGATGCTGTCGAGACGCTCCGCTCGACGCTGGCCGAGTGGGTCGACGCGACCGAGGGCTCGTGGACGGACGACGAACTGGCACGCGCACGCGAGCACGCGAAAGAGAAGTTTGACGCAGACGAGTGGATTCGACGGTCCCCATGA
- a CDS encoding deoxyribonuclease IV produces MVRVGAHTSIAGGVYNAVEEQVEYSGNCGQIFSHSPQVWQDPNIDDDEAEQFRDLAADHGVGPWVIHSSYLVNLCTPKDDLREKSLDSMQKEVDAAAKLGIEYVNVHLGAHTGAGVDGGLDNAASVLDDLDIPEGVTVLVESDAGSGTKLGGQFEHLATVRERTDQDIEFCLDTAHMFAAGYDLSTPEAVDETLAEFDEVVGVEDLACVHLNDSKHECGTNKDEHAHIGEGHIGEDGMRAFVNHDAIRDVPLVLETPTENGKSFAWNIERVKELRGE; encoded by the coding sequence ATGGTACGAGTCGGGGCACACACCTCTATCGCCGGCGGTGTCTACAACGCCGTCGAGGAACAGGTCGAGTACAGCGGCAACTGCGGGCAGATATTCTCCCATTCGCCGCAGGTCTGGCAGGACCCGAACATCGACGACGACGAGGCCGAGCAGTTCCGCGACCTCGCAGCCGACCACGGCGTCGGCCCGTGGGTCATCCACTCGTCGTATCTGGTCAATCTCTGTACGCCCAAAGACGACCTCCGGGAGAAGTCACTGGACTCCATGCAGAAGGAGGTCGACGCCGCCGCGAAATTGGGCATCGAGTACGTCAACGTCCACCTCGGCGCCCACACCGGCGCGGGTGTCGACGGTGGCCTCGACAACGCCGCGAGCGTGCTGGACGACCTCGACATCCCCGAGGGCGTCACGGTGCTGGTCGAGTCTGATGCGGGTAGCGGGACGAAACTCGGCGGCCAGTTCGAGCATCTGGCGACGGTCCGTGAACGCACGGACCAGGATATCGAGTTCTGTCTCGACACGGCCCATATGTTCGCCGCGGGCTACGACCTCTCGACACCCGAGGCCGTCGACGAGACGCTCGCGGAGTTCGACGAGGTCGTCGGTGTTGAGGACCTCGCCTGTGTCCACCTCAACGACTCGAAACACGAGTGCGGGACGAACAAGGACGAACACGCCCACATCGGTGAGGGCCACATCGGCGAGGACGGCATGCGCGCGTTCGTCAACCACGACGCCATCCGCGACGTACCGCTGGTGCTTGAGACGCCGACCGAGAACGGCAAGAGCTTCGCCTGGAACATCGAGCGCGTCAAGGAACTACGCGGCGAATAA
- a CDS encoding helix-turn-helix domain-containing protein gives MKYVTLSLWMAPEVRHPMHQFVVEHDGYEASYLLRGNDIGSDLQTLLFHVDGFPPEPYRAALEQAETVREYAISTCPDETFFLYVQDSPSATGHDLVDALTRAGLVIVSPVAYRTDGTVGLTLVGPGGTVQQAVETVPDGVSVDVREVGEYDSRRLDTGAALTDRQFEAVAAAVDCGYYGDTREGGVDDVADELGCAPGTAAEHLRKAEARVMADILEQRPASTA, from the coding sequence ATGAAATACGTCACGCTCTCGCTGTGGATGGCCCCCGAGGTCCGCCACCCGATGCACCAGTTCGTCGTTGAGCACGACGGCTACGAGGCGAGCTATCTCCTCCGGGGCAACGACATCGGTTCCGACCTCCAGACGCTGCTGTTTCACGTCGACGGCTTCCCGCCGGAGCCCTACCGAGCGGCGCTGGAACAGGCCGAAACCGTCCGGGAATATGCTATCTCGACGTGTCCCGACGAGACGTTCTTCCTCTACGTACAGGATTCGCCGTCGGCGACCGGTCACGACCTCGTCGACGCCCTCACGCGGGCCGGTCTAGTCATCGTCTCGCCGGTCGCATACCGCACCGATGGCACTGTCGGACTCACGCTGGTCGGTCCGGGCGGGACGGTCCAGCAGGCAGTCGAGACGGTGCCAGACGGCGTCTCCGTCGACGTTCGGGAGGTGGGGGAGTACGACAGCCGGCGGCTCGACACCGGCGCGGCGCTCACCGACCGGCAGTTCGAGGCCGTCGCCGCCGCCGTCGACTGTGGGTACTACGGCGACACTCGCGAAGGCGGCGTCGACGATGTCGCCGATGAACTCGGCTGTGCACCCGGAACTGCCGCTGAACACCTCCGGAAAGCTGAGGCCCGCGTGATGGCTGACATACTCGAACAGCGTCCCGCATCGACGGCGTAG
- the katG gene encoding catalase/peroxidase HPI, translated as MAKRDQDWSPNQLRLDILDQNARDADPRGTGFDYAEEFQELDLDAVKADLEELMTSSQDWWPADYGHYGPLFIRMAWHSAGTYRTTDGRGGASGGRQRFAPLNSWPDNANLDKARRLLWPIKKKYGRKLSWADLIVLAGNHAIESMGLKTFGWAGGREDAFEPDEAVDWGPEDEMEAHQSERRTDDGELKEPLGAAVMGLIYVDPEGPNGNPDPLASAENIRESFGRMAMNDEETAALIAGGHTFGKVHGADDPEENLGDVPEDAPIEQMGLGWENDYGSGKAGDTITSGIEGPWTQAPIEWDNGYIDNLLDYEWEPEKGPGGAWQWTPTDEALANTVPDAHDPSEKQTPMMLTTDIALKRDPDYREVMERFQENPMEFGINFARAWYKLIHRDMGPPERFLGPDAPDEEMIWQDPVPDVDHDLIGDEEVAELKTDILETDLTVSQLVKTAWASASTYRDSDKRGGANGARIRLEPQKNWEVNEPAQLETVLATLEEIQAEFNSARTDDTRVSLADLIVLGGNAAVEQAAADAGYDVTVPFEPGRTDATPEQTDVDSFEALKPRADGFRNYARDDVDVPAEELLVDRADLLDLTPEEMTVLVGGLRSLGATYQDSDLGVFTDEPGTLTNDFFEVVLGMDTEWEPVSESKDVFEGYDRETGEQTWAASRVDLIFGSHSRLRAIAEVYGADGAEAELVDDFVDAWHKVMRLDRFDLE; from the coding sequence ATGGCTAAACGAGACCAAGATTGGTCGCCAAACCAGCTGCGTCTAGATATTCTCGACCAGAACGCGCGTGACGCTGACCCGCGGGGGACAGGGTTCGACTACGCTGAAGAATTTCAGGAACTCGACCTCGACGCGGTGAAAGCTGACCTCGAAGAGCTGATGACATCGTCACAGGACTGGTGGCCGGCTGACTACGGCCACTACGGGCCGCTGTTCATTCGGATGGCCTGGCACAGCGCCGGGACATACCGCACCACCGACGGCCGCGGTGGTGCGTCCGGTGGCCGCCAGCGCTTTGCACCGCTCAATAGCTGGCCGGACAACGCGAACCTGGATAAGGCGCGTCGGTTGCTCTGGCCAATCAAAAAGAAGTACGGCCGCAAGCTCTCGTGGGCCGACCTGATCGTGCTGGCTGGCAACCACGCCATCGAATCGATGGGGCTCAAGACGTTCGGCTGGGCCGGCGGGCGCGAAGATGCGTTTGAACCCGACGAAGCAGTCGACTGGGGGCCCGAAGACGAGATGGAAGCCCATCAGTCCGAGCGGCGTACTGACGACGGCGAACTCAAAGAGCCTCTGGGTGCTGCGGTGATGGGGCTGATTTACGTGGACCCAGAGGGGCCAAACGGCAACCCGGACCCGCTCGCGTCCGCGGAAAATATCCGCGAGTCGTTCGGTCGGATGGCGATGAACGACGAGGAAACGGCGGCACTCATCGCTGGCGGCCACACGTTCGGGAAGGTCCACGGTGCCGACGACCCCGAGGAGAACCTCGGCGACGTTCCCGAGGACGCGCCAATCGAACAGATGGGGCTGGGCTGGGAGAACGACTACGGCTCCGGGAAGGCCGGCGATACAATCACCAGTGGTATCGAAGGCCCCTGGACGCAGGCACCGATAGAGTGGGACAACGGCTACATCGACAATCTCCTCGACTACGAGTGGGAACCCGAGAAAGGACCCGGCGGGGCGTGGCAGTGGACGCCGACGGACGAGGCACTTGCGAATACAGTCCCAGATGCCCATGACCCATCGGAAAAGCAGACGCCGATGATGCTCACGACCGATATCGCGCTCAAGCGGGACCCGGACTACCGCGAGGTGATGGAGCGATTCCAGGAGAACCCGATGGAGTTCGGCATCAACTTCGCGCGGGCGTGGTACAAACTGATCCATCGGGACATGGGCCCGCCCGAGCGGTTCCTCGGTCCGGACGCCCCCGACGAAGAGATGATCTGGCAGGACCCCGTACCCGATGTCGACCACGACCTGATCGGGGACGAGGAAGTCGCCGAGCTCAAGACGGACATCCTCGAAACGGACCTCACTGTTTCCCAGCTCGTGAAGACTGCCTGGGCGTCGGCATCGACCTACCGCGACAGCGACAAGCGCGGCGGCGCGAACGGGGCACGCATCCGACTCGAACCCCAGAAAAACTGGGAGGTCAACGAACCGGCCCAACTCGAAACGGTCCTCGCCACGCTCGAAGAGATTCAGGCGGAATTCAACAGCGCCCGGACCGATGACACGCGTGTCTCGCTCGCAGACCTGATTGTGCTGGGCGGCAACGCGGCCGTCGAGCAGGCGGCGGCCGACGCCGGCTACGATGTGACGGTGCCGTTTGAACCGGGCCGGACAGACGCGACGCCGGAACAGACCGATGTCGATTCCTTCGAGGCGCTCAAGCCGAGGGCCGATGGGTTCCGGAACTACGCCCGTGACGACGTTGACGTGCCGGCCGAAGAGCTACTCGTGGACAGAGCGGACCTGCTGGACCTGACTCCAGAGGAGATGACCGTGCTGGTTGGCGGGCTCCGCTCGCTGGGTGCGACGTATCAGGACTCCGACCTTGGCGTGTTCACCGACGAACCGGGAACGTTGACAAACGACTTCTTCGAGGTCGTTCTCGGTATGGATACAGAGTGGGAGCCCGTCTCGGAGTCGAAAGATGTCTTCGAGGGGTACGACCGAGAAACGGGCGAACAGACGTGGGCGGCGTCCCGCGTCGACCTGATCTTCGGGTCACACTCTCGCCTGCGCGCCATTGCGGAAGTCTACGGCGCTGACGGCGCCGAGGCCGAACTCGTCGATGACTTCGTCGACGCGTGGCACAAGGTGATGCGCCTCGACCGCTTCGACCTCGAATAG
- a CDS encoding AAA family ATPase, translating into MVQNLELTISVDEANESIAVPTTVGTRLGLGGNGAVLIRKQRGQVQAATVRQADSVPAETARVGPQTAETLGLRDGDRVTVEAADPAVATHISVAPVPQLSIRGGEGLVRDAVGDRPLLDGDTITVSLFDGSLTVPVRVVSTQPAGPVTLVDDTVIEITDGPAPRRSNSGLDPLAETAVGGYADTVATLETAVSTALLASDDVPGSVRNRAGVLLVGAHGVGKTHLLQHVAWLVNATIHSVDAGRLLSLDQDGARAYLDDVARAAQGSERGIVHIDGLDTVSADGGDKTRLLLRQWLDDISTLDGVAAVGEATSEDDVPVDIVQATRLSRTVTVPEPSRRDRAEILKTVATGAMVSAEADLKATGEQAFGYVAADIVALWLHAVEAAVARDGAGGDPVVVSAADLEAARDAVEPSGIRGTVPEIPSTSFSDIGGLDGPKRELIRAVNWPLTKPDLFDSLDIDPPAGVLLYGPPGTGKTMLARAVASTSDANFIPVNGPELMNKYVGESERAVRRVFDQARSNAPSIVFFDEIDALGTTRSDDNDSGASARTVSQLLTELDGIEGREGVTVIATTNRRDRLDDALLRTGRFDRIVEVSLPDAADRAEIFDTHIGDRITGQVDLEAFAARTAGYSGSDIAAVVREAGLLAIEEHLRAQGDSDRSRKPVSLRESHLEKALQSVESSGADQAGETGHRS; encoded by the coding sequence ATGGTCCAGAACCTCGAACTCACGATCAGCGTCGACGAAGCGAACGAGAGCATCGCAGTGCCGACAACGGTCGGGACACGTCTCGGGCTGGGTGGCAACGGCGCAGTACTCATCCGAAAGCAGCGCGGGCAGGTGCAGGCCGCGACCGTACGGCAAGCGGATTCAGTTCCGGCGGAGACGGCCCGTGTCGGTCCACAGACCGCCGAGACGCTCGGGCTTCGCGACGGGGATCGGGTCACCGTGGAGGCGGCTGACCCGGCGGTCGCGACACATATCAGCGTCGCGCCGGTCCCGCAACTGTCAATCCGGGGCGGTGAAGGGCTTGTCAGGGACGCGGTCGGTGATCGCCCTCTGCTGGACGGCGACACCATCACCGTCTCGTTGTTCGACGGGTCGCTAACGGTACCAGTGCGTGTGGTATCGACACAGCCGGCAGGGCCTGTCACCCTCGTGGATGACACCGTGATCGAGATTACTGATGGGCCAGCTCCGAGGCGGTCAAACAGTGGCCTCGACCCGCTTGCCGAGACGGCTGTCGGCGGGTATGCCGACACAGTTGCAACGCTAGAAACTGCCGTTTCAACGGCGTTGCTGGCGTCCGACGACGTTCCCGGAAGCGTTCGAAACCGCGCCGGCGTATTGCTCGTCGGTGCCCACGGGGTCGGGAAGACACACCTTCTGCAACACGTGGCTTGGCTCGTGAACGCGACGATACACTCTGTTGATGCTGGGCGCCTGCTCTCACTGGACCAAGACGGAGCAAGAGCGTATCTCGACGATGTCGCACGGGCTGCACAGGGAAGTGAACGCGGGATCGTCCACATCGATGGGCTCGATACGGTGTCGGCTGACGGCGGTGATAAAACGCGGCTGCTGTTGCGCCAGTGGCTCGACGATATCTCGACGCTCGACGGCGTCGCCGCTGTCGGCGAAGCGACCAGCGAGGACGACGTCCCCGTTGATATCGTGCAGGCGACACGGTTGTCTCGGACGGTTACCGTGCCGGAGCCGAGTCGCCGGGACCGGGCCGAGATTCTGAAGACAGTCGCCACTGGAGCGATGGTGAGCGCAGAGGCGGATCTCAAAGCGACCGGAGAACAGGCGTTTGGCTACGTTGCGGCGGACATCGTCGCGCTCTGGCTACACGCGGTGGAAGCGGCAGTTGCTCGAGACGGCGCTGGCGGCGATCCGGTGGTCGTCTCAGCAGCGGACCTCGAAGCGGCCCGCGACGCAGTCGAACCGAGTGGTATCCGTGGCACAGTACCGGAGATTCCGTCGACATCTTTCAGCGACATCGGCGGTCTCGACGGGCCAAAGCGCGAGCTCATCCGGGCCGTCAACTGGCCGCTGACGAAGCCAGACCTGTTTGACTCGCTGGACATCGACCCCCCAGCCGGGGTGTTGCTGTATGGGCCGCCGGGGACAGGGAAAACGATGCTCGCGCGAGCAGTCGCGTCGACAAGCGACGCGAACTTTATCCCGGTCAACGGGCCGGAACTGATGAACAAGTACGTCGGCGAGAGCGAGCGGGCAGTCAGGCGAGTGTTCGACCAGGCGCGGTCGAACGCCCCCTCGATCGTGTTTTTCGATGAGATCGACGCGCTGGGTACGACACGAAGCGACGACAACGACTCCGGCGCGAGCGCCCGAACGGTGTCACAGTTGCTCACAGAACTGGACGGGATCGAAGGTCGGGAAGGAGTGACGGTTATCGCGACGACGAACAGACGCGACCGGTTGGACGACGCGCTGCTCCGGACGGGGCGTTTCGACCGTATCGTTGAGGTCTCGCTTCCCGACGCGGCCGACCGAGCCGAGATATTCGACACGCATATCGGTGACAGGATAACCGGGCAGGTAGACCTCGAAGCGTTCGCCGCACGCACGGCCGGATACAGCGGCAGCGACATCGCTGCAGTCGTCAGAGAGGCGGGACTGCTTGCCATCGAAGAACACCTCAGGGCCCAGGGCGACAGCGACCGGTCGCGCAAGCCGGTCAGCCTTCGGGAGTCACACCTCGAAAAAGCCCTGCAATCCGTCGAATCGTCCGGGGCGGATCAGGCAGGCGAAACCGGCCACCGGAGCTAA
- the msrA gene encoding peptide-methionine (S)-S-oxide reductase MsrA: MTEQATFAGGCFWCTESVFKQINGVTDVVSGYAGGHVADPSYEAVCREETGHAECVQLTYDPEEVSYEDLLAVHFTTHTPTTKDREGNDVGTQYRSAVFYHDEAQRETVEALIEEIEPGYDSDIVTEVEPLETFYPAEEYHQDYFEKNPDQSYCQLTIPPKIEKLEETHEELLRAD, from the coding sequence ATGACTGAACAAGCGACATTCGCGGGCGGTTGCTTCTGGTGTACGGAATCGGTGTTCAAGCAGATCAACGGGGTGACCGATGTGGTTTCGGGCTATGCCGGCGGCCACGTCGCTGACCCCAGCTACGAGGCGGTCTGCCGCGAGGAAACGGGCCATGCCGAGTGCGTACAGCTCACCTACGACCCCGAGGAGGTGAGCTACGAGGACCTGCTCGCGGTCCACTTCACAACGCATACCCCGACGACGAAAGACCGGGAAGGCAACGACGTTGGCACGCAGTACCGCTCGGCTGTGTTCTACCACGACGAGGCTCAGCGCGAAACTGTCGAAGCCCTCATCGAGGAGATAGAGCCGGGCTACGACAGCGATATCGTCACCGAAGTCGAGCCGCTGGAGACGTTCTATCCTGCCGAGGAGTATCATCAGGACTACTTCGAGAAGAACCCGGACCAGAGCTACTGTCAGTTGACCATCCCGCCGAAAATCGAGAAGCTCGAAGAGACGCACGAGGAGCTCCTGCGGGCTGACTAG
- a CDS encoding NADH-quinone oxidoreductase subunit D — MAQTVHRTDDVHPLIEPIADHVLSTERHENAPAAVIRADEVQTVLSTLRTEAGLDHCACVTAQEYADRFETIYHLRRYADPTQELSVVVPTARESPTSESAVPVYPTAAWHEREAYDLVGIEYEDHPDLRRILLPETWQGHPLSRDYNQDQPQIVSFREHERLLEDHRAGPETMHINMGPHHPSTHGVLHLNVQLDGEQVAAVDPDIGYIHRCEEQMCQQGTYRHQIMPYPDRWDWGGAGLLNEWAYARAAEALADIEVPAYAQVIRTMGGELSRILSHMLAVATYALDVVGEFTATFQWGVRDRELVQDILEDLTGQRLMFNYLRLGGVAWDLPEPREAFFEKIRAFLDDLPHKLTEYHDMLTSNEILQLRTIDTGHLSAETAKAYGCTGPVARASGVDYDLRRDDPYGYYDELDWSVVTEQGGDNFSRLLVRLREVEESAKIIGQCVDLLEDWPEDDREIQANVPRTLRPDPDTEIYRAVEAAKGELGIYIRSDGTETPARFKIRGPSFSHVQALSEMARGEYVPDLVATIGSLDTIMGEVDR; from the coding sequence ATGGCCCAGACAGTCCACCGAACCGACGATGTCCATCCGCTTATCGAGCCGATCGCCGACCACGTCCTTTCCACCGAACGCCACGAGAACGCCCCGGCTGCTGTCATCCGTGCTGACGAGGTCCAGACCGTCCTCTCGACGCTTCGAACCGAGGCCGGTCTGGACCACTGCGCCTGCGTCACAGCCCAGGAGTACGCCGACCGGTTCGAGACGATCTATCACCTGCGACGCTACGCCGACCCGACACAGGAACTCTCGGTCGTCGTCCCGACGGCCAGAGAGTCGCCGACCAGCGAGTCAGCCGTGCCCGTGTATCCGACGGCAGCGTGGCACGAGCGGGAGGCGTACGATTTGGTCGGTATCGAGTACGAAGACCATCCCGACCTCCGGCGGATTCTCCTGCCCGAGACCTGGCAGGGCCACCCACTGAGCCGGGACTACAATCAAGACCAGCCACAAATCGTCTCCTTCCGCGAACACGAGCGCCTGCTCGAAGACCACCGTGCGGGACCGGAGACGATGCACATCAACATGGGACCACACCATCCCTCGACACACGGCGTCTTGCACTTGAACGTCCAGCTCGATGGCGAGCAGGTAGCGGCCGTCGACCCTGACATCGGCTACATCCATCGCTGTGAAGAGCAGATGTGTCAGCAGGGCACCTACCGCCACCAGATAATGCCGTACCCGGACCGCTGGGACTGGGGCGGGGCCGGCCTGCTGAACGAGTGGGCGTACGCCCGTGCGGCCGAGGCCCTCGCGGACATCGAGGTGCCGGCGTACGCCCAGGTGATCCGGACGATGGGCGGCGAACTCTCACGCATTCTCTCGCATATGCTCGCGGTCGCGACCTACGCGCTCGACGTGGTCGGGGAGTTCACCGCCACCTTCCAGTGGGGGGTCCGGGACCGTGAACTCGTTCAGGATATCCTCGAAGACCTCACCGGCCAGCGGCTGATGTTCAACTACTTGCGGCTGGGTGGTGTCGCCTGGGACTTGCCCGAACCTCGCGAGGCGTTCTTCGAGAAGATACGTGCGTTCCTCGACGATCTGCCCCATAAACTCACTGAGTACCACGACATGCTCACCAGCAACGAGATCCTCCAGCTACGGACGATTGACACGGGCCACCTCTCGGCCGAGACCGCGAAGGCCTACGGCTGTACCGGCCCGGTCGCCCGAGCGTCCGGCGTCGACTACGACCTTCGTCGGGACGACCCATACGGCTACTACGACGAACTTGACTGGTCGGTCGTCACCGAACAGGGCGGCGACAACTTCTCGCGCCTGCTCGTGCGCCTGCGCGAAGTAGAGGAATCGGCGAAGATTATCGGCCAGTGCGTCGACCTGCTGGAGGACTGGCCCGAGGACGACCGCGAGATACAGGCAAACGTCCCCCGCACGCTCCGGCCAGACCCTGACACCGAAATCTACCGCGCCGTCGAGGCCGCGAAAGGCGAACTTGGCATCTACATCCGTTCTGATGGGACGGAGACGCCGGCGCGGTTCAAGATTCGCGGCCCCTCCTTCTCACACGTGCAGGCACTGTCCGAGATGGCTCGCGGTGAATACGTGCCAGACCTCGTCGCGACAATCGGCAGTCTGGACACAATCATGGGCGAGGTCGACCGATAG
- a CDS encoding bacteriorhodopsin: MLPLQVSSLGVEGEGIWLALGTVGMLLGMVYFMAKGWDVQDPEQEEFYVITILIAGIAASSYLSMFFGFGLTEVELVNGRVIDVYWARYADWLFTTPLLLLDIGLLAGASNRDMASLITIDAFMIVTGLAATLMKVPVARYAFWTISTIAMLFVLYYLVVVVGEAASDASEEAQSTFNVLRNIILVAWAIYPVAWLVGTEGLGLVGLFGETLLFMILDLTAKIGFGFILLRSRAIVGGDSAPTPSAEAAD, encoded by the coding sequence ATGTTGCCACTCCAGGTGTCAAGTCTCGGTGTAGAGGGCGAAGGAATCTGGCTCGCACTCGGCACGGTCGGGATGTTACTGGGTATGGTGTACTTCATGGCCAAAGGATGGGACGTTCAGGACCCCGAGCAGGAGGAGTTCTACGTCATCACCATCCTTATCGCAGGTATCGCCGCGTCGTCGTACCTGTCGATGTTCTTCGGGTTCGGCCTGACGGAGGTCGAACTCGTCAACGGACGGGTCATCGACGTATACTGGGCGCGATACGCTGACTGGCTGTTCACGACGCCGCTGTTGTTGCTTGATATCGGCCTCCTGGCCGGCGCAAGCAACCGCGACATGGCGTCGCTCATCACCATCGACGCCTTCATGATCGTTACCGGCCTCGCCGCGACGCTGATGAAGGTGCCTGTGGCCCGGTACGCCTTCTGGACTATCAGCACCATCGCGATGCTGTTCGTCCTGTACTACCTCGTCGTCGTTGTCGGCGAGGCCGCGAGCGATGCCAGCGAAGAAGCACAGTCGACGTTCAACGTCCTTCGAAACATCATCCTCGTCGCGTGGGCCATCTACCCCGTCGCGTGGCTTGTTGGGACCGAGGGACTCGGACTCGTCGGCCTGTTCGGCGAAACCCTGCTGTTCATGATTCTGGACCTGACCGCGAAGATCGGGTTCGGATTCATCCTGCTGCGCAGTCGCGCAATCGTCGGTGGCGACTCCGCCCCGACGCCGTCCGCTGAAGCCGCTGACTAG
- a CDS encoding cupin domain-containing protein: MNTVTIDDVPVERNPMQVHDIRKPVSRTLGTEHFAANYFELEPGDSFSGSLHRHHDQEEVFYIEQGQTTFEVGLDREEVDVSGGELIRFEPGEFQEGYNSGDERVIGWAFGAPGATHDWDAIESRAHCPECDTETTQSVALADGRFELTCTECGNVQG, encoded by the coding sequence ATGAACACAGTAACTATCGACGACGTACCGGTTGAACGGAATCCGATGCAGGTACACGACATCCGCAAGCCTGTCTCCCGGACACTCGGGACCGAGCATTTCGCGGCAAACTACTTCGAACTCGAACCCGGCGACTCCTTCTCGGGGAGCCTCCATCGCCACCACGACCAGGAAGAGGTGTTCTACATCGAACAGGGACAGACCACCTTCGAGGTCGGCCTCGACCGCGAGGAAGTCGATGTTTCGGGCGGCGAACTGATTCGCTTCGAGCCCGGCGAGTTTCAGGAAGGGTACAACTCCGGCGACGAGCGCGTCATCGGCTGGGCCTTTGGCGCGCCCGGCGCGACCCACGACTGGGACGCCATCGAATCGAGAGCGCACTGTCCAGAGTGCGACACGGAAACCACCCAGAGCGTCGCCCTCGCCGACGGTCGGTTCGAACTGACCTGTACCGAGTGCGGGAACGTTCAGGGCTAG
- a CDS encoding helix-turn-helix domain-containing protein produces MTESQAAVADTREFEFVLQFDAGADKLMDVFRQHESLSVWSSAIFVGDDHMWRLDHAKGTPEALNAFDEVFLDEDRCNECFDVVSCETTRTYHMLDRGESSRTVYTLRRELSGCQSLPSFLHRHVSEGTIFESRRTGNEYRWRVLYPGSNPIGEVYDKIESSLRDGVTLSVSHITSAGNWKATERVATNFSPQQWRVLKAAVTHGYYERPREVSVKDLASILDEPRSTVQYQLRTAEDRIVSQFVEETL; encoded by the coding sequence ATGACCGAATCACAGGCCGCAGTCGCGGACACACGCGAGTTCGAGTTCGTCTTGCAGTTCGACGCAGGAGCTGATAAGCTGATGGACGTGTTTCGGCAACACGAGAGCCTCTCTGTGTGGTCCTCGGCCATCTTCGTCGGTGACGACCATATGTGGCGACTCGACCACGCGAAAGGAACGCCGGAGGCCCTGAACGCGTTCGACGAGGTCTTTCTGGACGAGGACCGCTGTAACGAGTGTTTCGACGTCGTGAGCTGTGAGACGACGCGAACCTACCACATGCTGGACCGCGGGGAGTCGTCACGGACAGTGTACACGTTGCGTCGTGAACTCAGCGGCTGTCAGTCGCTGCCGAGTTTCCTGCACCGGCACGTCAGCGAAGGCACTATCTTCGAATCCCGACGGACGGGCAACGAGTACCGCTGGCGCGTTCTCTATCCGGGGTCCAACCCCATCGGCGAGGTGTACGACAAAATCGAATCGAGCCTCCGCGATGGCGTCACACTCTCAGTGTCCCATATCACCAGTGCCGGAAACTGGAAGGCCACCGAGCGAGTCGCAACGAACTTCTCGCCCCAGCAGTGGCGGGTGCTCAAGGCCGCCGTGACCCACGGCTACTACGAGCGACCGCGGGAAGTCTCTGTCAAGGACCTCGCATCGATACTTGACGAGCCCCGGTCGACCGTGCAGTACCAGCTCCGGACTGCCGAGGACCGCATCGTCTCGCAGTTTGTCGAGGAAACCCTCTGA